The following are encoded together in the Salvia hispanica cultivar TCC Black 2014 chromosome 6, UniMelb_Shisp_WGS_1.0, whole genome shotgun sequence genome:
- the LOC125193706 gene encoding agglutinin-2-like: MAKLLQTLIPLLSCIALLLAIANTARSQTTSFKYEFNGEQPTELLYQGHAHFPSDSTYLRLTNTDSTGYPWWHSTGRAVYSQPIKFWEAGAPFYLETTVKFIITPVDSNPADGLTFFIQPVGTPLGYTGASFGIFNIYGSGPSVFAVEFDVLGSYRHVGIDIESNASRNTTNVGNAILGQEVTARINYQQSSQLISVHVTAGSQTFELSYVFDLTTILPQEVEVGLSASTGGAVAIFDVIAWDYSSTLGQTTSFQYDFYGQQPTDLLYQGDAHFPSDSTYLRLINTNSSGYPLQYRVGRAVYSNPIQFWEEGAQVDFETTLKFIINPVNSNPGDGLTFFIQAVGNPIGSSGGSFGIFGSQNPSVFAVEFDTFINPNDPNYRHVGIDIDSNVSKNTTDVGDAILGQEVTARINYQQASKLISVHITTAGSQTFQVSYVHDLSTTLTQQVEVGISASTGGVVAVFDVISWYFTSTLVKTGANRELEDAKIRQYV; this comes from the coding sequence ATGGCAAAGCTTcttcaaaccctaattccaCTCCTTTCCTGCATAGCCTTGCTCCTTGCGATCGCCAACACAGCGCGATCGCAGACGACCTCCTTCAAGTATGAGTTCAACGGTGAGCAGCCAACCGAGCTACTCTATCAAGGCCACGCCCACTTCCCGTCCGACTCCACCTACCTCCGCCTGACCAACACCGACAGCACGGGTTACCCGTGGTGGCACAGCACTGGTCGGGCTGTGTATTCCCAGCCCATCAAATTTTGGGAAGCCGGAGCGCCGTTCTACCTCGAAACCACCGTCAAATTCATCATCACACCCGTTGACTCAAACCCAGCCGATGGACTTACCTTCTTCATCCAGCCCGTTGGCACCCCACTCGGTTACACCGGCGCCAGCTTTGGAATCTTTAACATATACGGTTCGGGTCCATCCGTCTTCGCCGTGGAATTTGACGTCTTAGGCTCATATCGTCATGTTGGGATTGACATTGAATCAAATGCTTCCAGAAACACAACCAACGTGGGAAACGCAATTCTGGGGCAGGAGGTGACTGCCCGCATCAACTACCAGCAATCTTCCCAGTTGATCAGCGTTCACGTAACCGCAGGCTCACAAACCTTCGAACTGAGCTATGTGTTTGACTTGACCACCATTCTTCCTCAGGAGGTTGAAGTCGGACTCTCCGCCAGCACAGGAGGCGCAGTCGCCATCTTCGACGTCATAGCTTGGGATTACTCTTCAACTCTAGGGCAGACCACCTCCTTCCAATATGATTTCTACGGCCAGCAGCCGACGGACCTACTCTACCAAGGCGACGCCCACTTCCCATCCGACTCCACCTACCTCCGCTTAATCAACACCAACAGCTCAGGCTACCCGCTACAATACCGCGTTGGCCGAGCCGTGTATTCCAACCCCATCCAGTTTTGGGAAGAAGGAGCGCAGGTCGACTTCGAAACCACCTTAAAATTCATCATCAACCCAGTTAACTCAAACCCAGGCGATGgcctcaccttcttcatccaAGCCGTAGGCAACCCAATCGGATCCTCCGGTGGCTCCTTCGGAATCTTTGGATCGCAAAATCCTTCCGTGTTCGCGGTGGAATTCGACACCTTCATCAACCCTAATGATCCAAATTACCGTCATGTTGGGATTGACATTGACTCAAATGTTTCCAAAAATACAACCGACGTCGGCGATGCAATTCTTGGGCAGGAGGTTACTGCTCGCATCAACTACCAGCAAGCTTCCAAATTGATCAGCGTTCACATCACCACCGCAGGCTCACAAACTTTTCAGGTGAGCTATGTACACGACTTGAGCACCACTCTTACTCAGCAGGTTGAAGTCGGGATCTCCGCCAGCACAG